One Streptomyces sp. NBC_00223 genomic window carries:
- a CDS encoding N-acetylneuraminate synthase family protein — MSTSLPANPRRVGSRQIGNGQPVYITGEIGINHNGDLENAFSLIDAAVAAGCDAVKFQKRTPEICTPRDQWEIERDTPWGRMTYIDYRHRVEFDESGYRAIDEYCRKHGIDWFASPWDVESVAFLEKFDVPVHKVASACLTDDDLLRALRATGRTVILSTGMSTPRQIRHAVEVLGSDNIVLCHATSTYPAKHEELNLRMINTLRAEYPNVPVGYSGHEVGLQTTLAAVALGAVFIERHITLDRAMWGSDQAASVESQGLERLVRDIRIIETSLGDGVKKVYEGELGPMKKLRRVPGVIAESEGANESEGANA; from the coding sequence GTGAGCACCTCCCTCCCCGCCAACCCCCGTCGCGTCGGCTCCCGCCAGATCGGCAACGGCCAGCCCGTCTACATCACGGGCGAGATCGGCATCAACCACAACGGCGACCTGGAGAACGCGTTCTCCCTCATCGACGCGGCCGTCGCCGCGGGCTGCGACGCGGTCAAGTTCCAGAAGCGCACCCCGGAGATCTGCACCCCCCGCGACCAGTGGGAGATCGAACGCGACACCCCCTGGGGCCGGATGACGTACATCGACTACCGGCACCGGGTGGAGTTCGACGAGAGCGGCTACCGGGCGATAGACGAGTACTGCCGCAAGCACGGCATCGACTGGTTCGCCTCCCCGTGGGACGTCGAGTCCGTCGCCTTCCTGGAGAAGTTCGACGTGCCCGTGCACAAGGTCGCCTCCGCCTGTCTGACCGACGACGACCTGCTGCGCGCCCTGCGCGCCACCGGCCGTACGGTCATCCTGTCCACCGGCATGTCGACGCCCCGGCAGATCCGCCACGCGGTCGAGGTGCTCGGCAGCGACAACATCGTGCTGTGCCACGCCACTTCGACGTACCCGGCCAAGCACGAAGAGCTCAACCTGCGGATGATCAACACCCTGCGGGCCGAGTACCCGAACGTGCCGGTCGGCTACTCCGGCCACGAGGTCGGCCTTCAGACCACCCTCGCGGCGGTCGCGCTCGGCGCGGTCTTCATCGAGCGGCACATCACCCTCGACCGCGCGATGTGGGGCTCCGACCAGGCCGCCTCCGTCGAGTCGCAGGGCCTGGAGCGCCTGGTGCGCGACATCCGCATCATCGAGACCTCCCTCGGCGACGGCGTCAAGAAGGTCTACGAGGGCGAGCTCGGCCCCATGAAGAAGCTGCGCCGGGTGCCCGGTGTGATCGCCGAGTCCGAGGGTGCGAACGAGTCCGAGGGCGCGAACGCCTGA
- a CDS encoding M20 family metallopeptidase — MNDSPAAPSGALSEAALSEVALPEDLRAELIAFRRDLHRHPELGRQEFRTTEQVRARLEQAGLTPRVLPNGTGLVCDIGPTDPARGRLALRADLDALPVPDTKTVEYRSTVEGRAHACGHDVHTSIVLGTGLVLADLARAGRLPRPVRLVFQAAEEIMPGGALDAIKAGVLDGVERIFAVHCDPKVDVGKIGLRQGAITSAADKLKLSLDGPGGHSARPHLTTDLVMAAAKMATELPAALSRRVDPRSGLSIVWGRIEAGHVANVIPQHAELEGTVRCLDLSAWHDAPDLVHEVIDQIAAMYRAKCEITYQRGVPPVVNEATSVEALRDAMITRYGTHAVEDTEQSLGGEDFSWYLERVPGALARLGVRTVGDQTKRDLHQGDFDVDEGAIAVGVELFTTAALLS; from the coding sequence GTGAACGACTCACCCGCAGCGCCGTCCGGCGCGCTGTCCGAAGCCGCACTGTCCGAGGTCGCACTGCCCGAAGACCTGCGCGCCGAACTCATCGCCTTCCGCCGTGATCTGCACCGTCACCCCGAGCTGGGCCGGCAGGAGTTCCGTACGACCGAGCAGGTCAGGGCCCGCCTGGAGCAGGCCGGACTGACTCCGCGCGTGCTCCCCAACGGCACCGGCCTGGTGTGCGACATCGGCCCCACCGACCCCGCCCGCGGCCGCCTCGCGCTGCGCGCCGACCTCGACGCGCTCCCTGTGCCGGACACCAAGACCGTGGAGTACCGCTCCACCGTCGAGGGCCGCGCCCACGCCTGCGGGCACGATGTGCACACCAGCATCGTGCTGGGCACCGGACTCGTACTGGCGGACCTGGCGCGGGCCGGACGGCTGCCGCGACCGGTCCGGCTGGTCTTCCAGGCCGCCGAGGAGATCATGCCCGGCGGCGCGCTCGACGCGATCAAGGCCGGTGTGCTCGACGGGGTGGAACGTATCTTCGCCGTCCACTGCGACCCCAAGGTCGACGTCGGGAAGATCGGGCTGCGGCAGGGCGCGATCACCTCGGCCGCCGACAAGCTCAAGCTCTCGCTCGACGGCCCCGGCGGCCACAGCGCCCGTCCGCATCTGACCACCGACCTGGTGATGGCCGCCGCCAAGATGGCCACCGAACTGCCGGCCGCGCTCAGCCGCCGGGTCGACCCGCGCTCCGGGCTCAGCATCGTCTGGGGCCGGATCGAGGCCGGGCATGTGGCGAACGTCATCCCGCAGCACGCCGAACTGGAGGGCACCGTCCGCTGCCTGGACCTGTCCGCCTGGCACGACGCACCCGACCTCGTGCACGAGGTGATCGACCAGATCGCCGCGATGTACCGGGCCAAGTGCGAGATCACCTATCAGCGCGGGGTGCCGCCGGTGGTCAACGAGGCGACGTCCGTGGAGGCGCTGCGGGACGCGATGATCACCCGCTACGGCACCCACGCCGTCGAGGACACCGAGCAGAGCCTGGGCGGCGAGGACTTCTCGTGGTACCTGGAGCGCGTCCCGGGCGCGCTGGCCCGGCTCGGTGTGCGGACCGTCGGGGACCAGACGAAGCGGGATCTCCACCAGGGCGACTTCGACGTCGACGAGGGGGCCATCGCGGTCGGTGTGGAGCTCTTCACCACGGCTGCGCTGCTGTCCTGA
- a CDS encoding BMP family lipoprotein, translating to MRRVSKIAAAGVVSAALALTATACGSSSTSGSGKDKGVGMAYDVGGRGDHSFNDSAARGMDKATKEFKLGDKEQTASNDETESDREQRLDLLAGGGYNPVIAVGYTYGDAVAKMAKKYPKVTFGLVDSVVDAPNVDSMVFATEQSSYLAGVAAALKTKTGKVGFIGGVHNTLIGTFDAGFAQGVKDTDPKVELTRQYLYETDARGFNDPAAAAGKAKGMLDKGIDVIYTAAGLSGDGSIQTVAAKPGTWAIGVDSDQYGDPALAKYKDHILTSAVKNVDVAVYDLIKSVHDGKAKTGTNSYDLANDGVSLATSGGYIDDIKSQLDAARQKIVSKSITVSSTP from the coding sequence TTGCGCCGGGTATCCAAGATCGCTGCCGCGGGCGTGGTGTCCGCGGCTCTCGCGCTCACTGCGACCGCGTGTGGCAGTAGCTCCACCTCGGGCAGTGGCAAGGACAAGGGCGTCGGCATGGCCTACGACGTCGGCGGTCGAGGTGACCACTCCTTCAACGACTCCGCGGCCCGTGGCATGGACAAGGCCACCAAGGAGTTCAAGCTCGGGGACAAGGAACAGACGGCCAGCAACGACGAGACCGAGTCCGACCGCGAGCAGCGCCTCGATCTGCTCGCGGGCGGTGGCTACAACCCGGTCATCGCCGTCGGCTACACCTATGGTGACGCCGTCGCGAAGATGGCCAAGAAGTACCCGAAGGTCACCTTCGGCCTGGTCGACTCGGTGGTGGACGCGCCGAACGTCGACAGCATGGTGTTCGCCACCGAGCAGAGCTCGTACCTCGCCGGTGTGGCCGCCGCGCTGAAGACCAAGACCGGCAAGGTCGGCTTCATAGGCGGCGTGCACAACACCCTGATCGGCACCTTCGACGCCGGCTTCGCGCAGGGCGTCAAGGACACCGACCCGAAGGTCGAGCTCACTCGACAGTACCTCTATGAGACAGACGCCCGGGGCTTCAACGACCCGGCGGCGGCAGCGGGCAAGGCCAAGGGCATGCTCGACAAGGGCATCGACGTGATCTACACCGCCGCCGGCCTGTCCGGCGACGGTTCGATCCAGACGGTGGCGGCCAAGCCGGGCACCTGGGCGATCGGCGTCGACTCCGACCAGTACGGCGACCCCGCGCTGGCGAAGTACAAGGACCACATCCTGACCTCGGCGGTGAAGAACGTCGATGTCGCGGTGTACGACCTGATCAAGTCGGTCCACGACGGCAAGGCCAAGACGGGCACCAACTCGTACGACCTGGCCAACGACGGTGTGTCGCTTGCCACCTCCGGCGGCTACATCGACGACATCAAGTCGCAGCTGGACGCGGCCCGGCAGAAGATCGTCTCGAAGTCCATCACGGTCAGCTCCACTCCGTGA
- a CDS encoding ABC transporter ATP-binding protein: MNASTSPPAVELRGITKRFPGVVANHDIDITVHSGTVHALVGENGAGKSTLMKILYGMQKPDEGTIAVNGEQVSFGDPGDAIARGIGMVHQHFMLADNLTVLENIVLGSEKLYGIGGRARAKIEEISDAYGLGVRPGALVEDLGVADRQRVEILKVLYRGARILILDEPTAVLVPQEVDALFDNLRGLKSEGLTVIFISHKLGEVLSVADDITVIRRGTTVGSADPAHTTAKQLAELMVGSELPSPETRESTVTTEPMLTVDGLRLAAVDPDGVARTVLDDIAFTIHKGEVLGIAGVEGNGQAELVEAIMGMRALDGGSLVLDGRDMSHTPTRGRREDGIGYIPEDRHRHGLLLEAPLWENRILGHVTERPNSRGFLLDTGAARRDTERIVQEYDVRTPGIEVTAASLSGGNQQKLIVGREMSHLPKLLIAAHPTRGVDVGAQAQIWDQIRAARRDGLAVLLISADLDELIGLSDTLRVMYRGRLVADADPATITPEELGSAMTGAASGTLTAEGADGPGTESGSGATPSGRADTTESGSDQSGSDDPGDSGSHQSGGEDR, encoded by the coding sequence ATCAACGCCTCCACGAGTCCCCCCGCCGTTGAGTTGCGCGGCATCACCAAACGCTTCCCCGGCGTCGTCGCCAACCACGACATCGACATCACCGTGCACAGCGGCACCGTGCACGCCCTCGTGGGCGAGAACGGCGCCGGCAAGTCCACCCTGATGAAGATCCTCTACGGCATGCAGAAGCCGGACGAGGGCACCATCGCCGTCAACGGTGAGCAGGTCTCCTTCGGCGACCCCGGCGACGCCATCGCCCGCGGGATCGGCATGGTGCACCAGCACTTCATGCTCGCCGACAACCTCACCGTGCTGGAGAACATCGTGCTGGGCAGCGAGAAGCTGTACGGCATCGGCGGCCGGGCGCGCGCGAAGATCGAGGAGATCTCGGACGCGTACGGCCTCGGGGTACGGCCCGGCGCCCTGGTGGAGGATCTCGGCGTCGCCGACCGCCAGCGGGTGGAGATCCTCAAGGTCCTCTACCGCGGCGCGCGCATCCTCATCCTCGACGAACCCACGGCGGTCCTGGTCCCCCAGGAGGTCGACGCGCTCTTCGACAACCTGCGCGGACTGAAGTCCGAGGGCCTGACCGTCATCTTCATCTCGCACAAGCTCGGCGAGGTGCTGTCGGTCGCCGACGACATCACGGTCATCCGGCGGGGCACGACGGTCGGCAGCGCCGACCCGGCGCACACCACCGCCAAGCAGCTCGCCGAGCTGATGGTCGGCAGCGAGCTGCCCTCGCCCGAGACCCGCGAGTCCACCGTCACCACCGAGCCGATGCTCACCGTGGACGGCCTGCGGCTGGCCGCCGTCGACCCCGACGGCGTCGCCCGTACGGTCCTGGACGACATCGCCTTCACCATCCACAAGGGCGAGGTGCTGGGCATCGCGGGTGTCGAGGGCAACGGCCAGGCCGAACTCGTCGAGGCCATCATGGGCATGCGGGCCCTGGACGGCGGTTCGCTGGTCCTGGACGGCCGGGACATGTCCCACACCCCCACCCGGGGTCGCCGCGAGGACGGCATCGGCTACATCCCCGAGGACCGGCACCGCCACGGTCTGCTGCTCGAAGCGCCGCTTTGGGAGAACCGCATCCTCGGCCACGTCACCGAGCGGCCCAACAGCCGCGGCTTCCTCCTCGACACCGGGGCCGCCCGCCGTGACACCGAGCGGATCGTCCAGGAGTACGACGTCCGTACCCCCGGCATCGAGGTCACCGCGGCCTCGCTGTCCGGCGGGAACCAGCAGAAGCTGATCGTCGGCCGTGAGATGAGCCACCTGCCCAAGCTGCTGATAGCCGCGCATCCCACCCGAGGGGTGGACGTCGGCGCGCAGGCGCAGATCTGGGACCAGATCCGCGCGGCCCGCCGCGACGGCCTGGCCGTACTGCTGATCTCGGCCGACCTGGACGAGCTGATCGGCCTGTCCGACACGCTGCGGGTGATGTACCGGGGCCGGCTGGTCGCCGACGCCGACCCCGCCACCATCACCCCGGAGGAGCTGGGCTCCGCCATGACCGGCGCCGCCTCCGGCACCCTCACGGCCGAGGGCGCCGACGGGCCGGGGACGGAATCCGGTTCCGGGGCGACACCCTCCGGCCGGGCCGACACCACCGAATCCGGGTCCGACCAGTCCGGTTCCGACGACCCCGGTGACTCCGGGTCCCACCAGTCCGGGGGAGAGGACCGATGA
- a CDS encoding ABC transporter permease, whose translation MKKFDKDRAILGIAAPVLAVVGALIVTALVLLATGKEPFHAFNVMVDYGSKTDSQVYILNKATTYYLAGLAVAIGFRMNLFNIGVDGQYRLAAFFAAAVGGAMSIPGVIQIPVIILTAMAVGAIWAAIAGVLKVTRGVSEVISTIMLNSIAGIVIGYFLQGGRLGVLDKDANMVSTKPLPSSSHLFNFQTSTDPVVGFIVFAVLAGAVYWFVLARTRFGFDLRAVGRSQSAAEASGVSVKRMVVTSMLISGAMAGLVGMPTLLNQSHDYGTDFPTGIGFTGIAVALLGRNNPIGIAVGALLWAFLERASNGLEFEGYDKEIVGVIQGVIVLAVVIAYELVRRYGLTRQQRQVGAELAAAGSDDKQEVSA comes from the coding sequence ATGAAGAAGTTCGACAAGGACCGGGCGATCCTGGGGATCGCCGCGCCCGTGCTGGCCGTCGTCGGGGCGCTGATCGTCACCGCCCTGGTGCTGCTGGCCACCGGCAAGGAGCCGTTCCACGCGTTCAACGTGATGGTGGACTACGGCAGCAAGACCGACAGCCAGGTCTACATCCTCAACAAGGCGACGACCTACTACCTCGCCGGTCTCGCGGTGGCCATCGGCTTCCGGATGAACCTGTTCAACATCGGCGTGGACGGCCAGTACCGGCTCGCCGCGTTCTTCGCCGCCGCGGTCGGCGGCGCGATGTCGATCCCGGGCGTCATCCAGATCCCGGTCATCATCCTGACCGCCATGGCGGTCGGCGCGATCTGGGCGGCCATCGCGGGTGTCCTCAAGGTGACCCGAGGGGTCAGCGAGGTCATCTCCACGATCATGCTGAACTCGATCGCGGGCATCGTGATCGGCTACTTCCTGCAAGGCGGCAGGCTCGGCGTGCTCGACAAGGACGCCAACATGGTCTCCACCAAGCCGCTGCCGTCCTCCAGCCATCTGTTCAACTTCCAGACCTCCACCGACCCGGTCGTCGGCTTCATCGTCTTCGCGGTCCTGGCCGGCGCCGTCTACTGGTTCGTGCTCGCCCGCACCCGCTTCGGCTTCGACCTGCGCGCGGTGGGCCGCTCCCAGTCCGCCGCCGAGGCCAGCGGCGTCAGCGTCAAGCGGATGGTCGTCACCAGCATGCTGATCTCCGGCGCCATGGCGGGCCTGGTCGGTATGCCCACACTGCTCAACCAGTCGCACGACTACGGCACCGACTTCCCGACCGGCATCGGCTTCACCGGTATCGCGGTCGCCCTGCTCGGCCGCAACAACCCGATCGGCATCGCGGTCGGCGCCCTGCTCTGGGCCTTCCTCGAACGCGCCTCCAACGGCCTGGAGTTCGAGGGCTACGACAAGGAGATCGTCGGCGTGATCCAGGGCGTGATCGTGCTCGCCGTGGTCATCGCCTACGAACTCGTCCGCCGCTACGGACTCACCCGGCAGCAACGCCAGGTCGGCGCGGAACTCGCCGCCGCCGGTTCCGACGACAAGCAGGAGGTGTCGGCGTGA
- a CDS encoding ABC transporter permease, producing the protein MTATATQTPPPAAPKLRGGGGKGRIKLTLPVILLIIAGALIAVSAVRAITGAEDVTSSGQIAGALSGAVPIGLAGLAGLWSERAGVVNIGLEGMMILGTFFGAWAGWQTNPWIGVLAGVLGGAAGGLVHAIVTVTFGVDHIIAGVAMNILATGVTAYLAKRWFNVGEAAEKGGSPKQSPPMGDIKDFTVPGLSHWLGTVEKHHWFLVSDLAGLVGGLVTGISALTLLAVVLFVGTFFVLWRTSFGLRLRSCGENPVAAESLGVNVYTYKYAAVIVSGALAGLGGVFLAIGTHFYLAGQTGGRGYIGLAAMIFGNWRPGGLAMGAGLFGYADSLQLRNGGPSVHALLLLLALLLLAMGLWKFYRRAFVGAAVATGFAVLLAVWYMLTDTVPDQVVQATPYVATLLVMGLSAQRLRMPKADGVPYRKGQGG; encoded by the coding sequence GTGACTGCCACCGCTACCCAGACCCCGCCGCCTGCCGCGCCCAAACTGCGGGGCGGCGGAGGAAAAGGCCGGATCAAGCTCACCCTCCCGGTGATCCTGCTGATCATCGCCGGAGCCCTCATCGCGGTCTCCGCGGTACGTGCCATCACCGGCGCCGAGGACGTCACCTCCTCCGGGCAGATCGCCGGGGCGCTGTCCGGCGCCGTGCCCATCGGTCTCGCGGGCCTCGCGGGCCTGTGGTCGGAGCGGGCCGGAGTGGTCAACATCGGCCTTGAGGGCATGATGATCCTCGGTACGTTCTTCGGCGCGTGGGCCGGCTGGCAGACCAACCCCTGGATCGGCGTCCTGGCCGGTGTGCTCGGCGGCGCGGCCGGCGGCCTGGTGCACGCGATCGTCACCGTCACCTTCGGCGTCGACCACATCATCGCCGGTGTGGCGATGAACATCCTCGCCACCGGAGTCACCGCCTATCTCGCCAAGCGCTGGTTCAACGTCGGCGAGGCGGCTGAGAAGGGCGGCAGCCCCAAGCAGTCCCCACCGATGGGTGACATCAAGGACTTCACGGTGCCAGGGCTCTCGCACTGGCTCGGGACGGTGGAGAAACATCACTGGTTCCTGGTCTCCGACCTCGCCGGGCTGGTCGGCGGCCTGGTCACCGGGATCTCCGCGCTGACCCTGCTGGCCGTGGTGCTCTTCGTCGGCACGTTCTTCGTCCTGTGGCGCACGTCCTTCGGTCTGCGGCTGCGGTCCTGCGGCGAGAACCCGGTGGCCGCCGAGTCGTTGGGCGTCAATGTGTACACGTACAAGTACGCGGCCGTCATCGTCTCGGGCGCGCTGGCCGGACTCGGCGGTGTCTTCCTCGCCATCGGCACGCACTTCTATCTCGCCGGGCAGACCGGCGGGCGCGGCTACATCGGTCTGGCCGCGATGATCTTCGGCAACTGGCGGCCCGGCGGACTCGCCATGGGCGCGGGCCTGTTCGGCTACGCAGACAGCCTGCAACTGCGCAACGGCGGCCCCTCGGTGCACGCGCTCCTCCTGCTGCTCGCGCTGCTGCTGCTCGCCATGGGCCTGTGGAAGTTCTACCGCCGGGCGTTTGTCGGCGCGGCCGTCGCCACGGGCTTCGCGGTCCTGCTGGCGGTCTGGTACATGCTCACCGACACCGTGCCGGACCAGGTGGTCCAGGCGACGCCGTACGTGGCCACGCTGCTGGTCATGGGGCTGTCCGCGCAACGGCTGCGGATGCCCAAGGCGGACGGTGTCCCCTATCGGAAGGGCCAGGGCGGATGA
- a CDS encoding cytidine deaminase, whose product MTDTTVDWEALRGAAREVMGRAYVPYSRFPVGAAALADDGRVVVGCNVENAAYGVALCAECGLVSALHASGGGRLTAFTCVDLRGNVLMPCGRCRQLLWEHGGPELLVDTVRGVRPMSDVLPDAFGPEDLNR is encoded by the coding sequence ATGACGGACACGACAGTGGACTGGGAGGCGCTGCGCGGCGCGGCCCGGGAGGTCATGGGACGGGCGTACGTGCCCTACTCCCGCTTCCCGGTCGGCGCCGCGGCCCTGGCCGACGACGGCCGGGTGGTCGTCGGCTGCAACGTGGAGAACGCGGCCTACGGGGTCGCGCTGTGCGCCGAGTGCGGGCTCGTCTCGGCGCTGCACGCCTCCGGCGGCGGACGGCTGACCGCCTTCACCTGTGTCGACCTGCGGGGCAACGTCCTGATGCCGTGCGGCCGGTGCAGGCAGCTGCTCTGGGAGCACGGCGGGCCGGAACTGCTGGTCGACACCGTCCGGGGCGTCAGGCCCATGAGCGACGTTCTGCCCGACGCGTTCGGGCCCGAAGATCTCAACCGCTAG
- a CDS encoding thymidine phosphorylase yields the protein MDAISVIRTKRDRGRLSDEQIDWVIDAYTRGEVADEQMSALAMAILLNGMDRAEIARWTAAMIASGERMDFSGLARPTADKHSTGGVGDKITLPLAPLVAACGAAVPQLSGRGLGHTGGTLDKLESIPGWRASLSNEEVLSVLGDVGAVICAAGDGLAPADKKLYALRDVTGTVEAIPLIASSIMSKKIAEGTGSLVLDVKVGSGAFMKSLDDARELAATMVGLGTDHGVRTVALLTDMSVPLGLTAGNALEVRESVEVLAGGGPADVVELTLALAREMLDAAGLPDADPAKALADGSAMDAWRRMIRAQGGDPDAPLPVARERQVVRAESSGVLTRLDAYGVGVAAWRLGAGRARKEDAVQAGAGVELHAKPGESVVAGQPLLTLHTDTPEKFGYAQEALADAVTVSPADTAFTPTPILLDRIA from the coding sequence ATGGACGCCATTTCCGTCATCCGTACCAAGCGCGACCGCGGCCGGCTCAGCGACGAGCAGATCGACTGGGTGATCGACGCCTACACCCGTGGCGAGGTCGCCGACGAGCAGATGTCCGCGCTCGCCATGGCGATCCTGCTCAACGGCATGGACCGCGCCGAGATCGCCCGCTGGACCGCGGCGATGATCGCGTCCGGCGAGCGGATGGACTTCTCCGGCCTGGCCCGGCCCACCGCGGACAAGCACTCCACCGGGGGCGTCGGCGACAAGATCACGCTGCCGCTCGCGCCCCTGGTCGCCGCGTGCGGCGCGGCCGTGCCGCAGCTGTCCGGGCGCGGGCTCGGGCACACCGGCGGGACGCTGGACAAGCTGGAGTCCATCCCCGGCTGGCGGGCCTCGCTCAGCAACGAGGAGGTGCTGTCCGTCCTCGGCGACGTGGGCGCGGTGATCTGCGCCGCCGGTGACGGCCTCGCGCCCGCCGACAAGAAGCTCTACGCGCTGCGCGACGTGACGGGGACGGTCGAGGCCATCCCGCTGATCGCCTCCTCGATCATGTCCAAGAAGATCGCCGAGGGGACCGGTTCGCTGGTCCTCGATGTGAAGGTCGGGTCCGGGGCGTTCATGAAGTCCCTCGACGACGCCCGGGAGCTGGCCGCGACGATGGTCGGCCTCGGTACCGACCACGGGGTGCGGACGGTGGCGCTGCTCACCGACATGTCCGTACCACTCGGGCTGACGGCGGGCAACGCGCTCGAAGTCCGCGAATCCGTCGAGGTGCTGGCCGGCGGCGGGCCCGCGGATGTGGTCGAACTGACGCTGGCGCTGGCCCGGGAGATGCTGGACGCGGCCGGTCTGCCGGACGCGGACCCGGCCAAGGCGCTCGCCGACGGTTCGGCCATGGACGCCTGGCGGCGGATGATCCGCGCGCAGGGCGGCGACCCGGACGCGCCGCTGCCGGTCGCCCGGGAGCGGCAGGTCGTCCGCGCCGAGTCCTCCGGCGTCCTCACCCGGCTCGACGCCTACGGGGTCGGGGTCGCCGCCTGGCGGCTGGGCGCCGGACGCGCCCGCAAGGAGGACGCGGTGCAGGCCGGGGCCGGCGTCGAACTCCACGCCAAGCCGGGGGAGTCGGTGGTCGCCGGGCAGCCGCTGCTCACCCTGCACACCGACACCCCGGAGAAGTTCGGCTACGCCCAGGAGGCGTTGGCGGACGCGGTGACGGTCTCCCCGGCGGACACCGCCTTCACCCCGACCCCGATCCTGCTGGACCGCATCGCGTAG
- a CDS encoding DUF4232 domain-containing protein: MGRRLVTGVLGVALAATAGCGTATEGAGPGAVGPVPDVRVKADPLPSDLRGLERYGDLPSTAPTAPATAPVCPAAGLWLTADEPDAAMGLRAMSVHLTNCGTKSRTVSGYPALRVLDGDGGTLPVTVHRGISVTTGIDDPAPTRLTLAPGQGALAVLAWRNTVTDSTVVATNGAAIEVVPAPGAAAQSVPVLVDLGNTGTLDVTAWRCG, encoded by the coding sequence ATGGGGAGACGGCTGGTCACCGGTGTGTTGGGGGTCGCGCTGGCCGCGACCGCGGGGTGCGGTACGGCGACGGAGGGCGCCGGGCCCGGCGCGGTCGGACCCGTGCCCGACGTCCGGGTGAAGGCCGATCCGCTGCCGAGCGACCTGCGGGGCCTGGAACGATACGGCGACCTCCCATCCACCGCGCCCACCGCGCCCGCCACCGCGCCCGTGTGCCCGGCCGCGGGCCTGTGGCTCACGGCGGACGAGCCGGACGCCGCCATGGGCCTGCGCGCGATGTCCGTCCACCTGACCAACTGCGGTACGAAGTCCCGTACGGTCAGCGGCTATCCGGCGCTGCGGGTGCTGGACGGAGACGGCGGGACGCTCCCGGTGACGGTGCACCGGGGCATCTCCGTGACGACCGGGATCGACGATCCCGCCCCCACCCGGCTGACCCTCGCGCCGGGCCAAGGCGCCCTGGCCGTACTGGCGTGGCGGAACACGGTGACGGACTCCACGGTCGTGGCCACGAACGGCGCCGCGATCGAGGTCGTCCCGGCGCCGGGGGCCGCCGCCCAGAGCGTCCCGGTCCTTGTCGACCTCGGCAACACCGGCACCCTCGACGTCACCGCCTGGCGCTGCGGCTAG
- a CDS encoding alpha/beta hydrolase has translation MASQALPARGARLGRPVAPGLVPASRQRDTGTDPGATVRAVVLALPGGDVLSTRRRSPLAAAVMWPLARHLVREGCAEGVAVHVVHYRYRGWNGGHAHPAEDAEWAVGEAVRRYGDVPVCLLGLDMGARAALHAAGHPAVTSVAAVGPWLPEGPEPEPVKQLIGRRVLLVHGTDDESTAPELSYRLAERAKKVNREVCRFEVHSDGHGLHQHRAEVFALTSDFVLGSLLDRPFARPVADALAAPPPLGLRMPLAAGFGRSLRHS, from the coding sequence ATGGCTTCGCAAGCTTTACCGGCGCGTGGCGCGCGGCTGGGGCGCCCGGTCGCCCCCGGGTTGGTGCCCGCCTCCCGACAGCGGGACACGGGCACCGATCCGGGAGCGACCGTGCGCGCGGTGGTGCTCGCCCTGCCCGGCGGTGACGTACTGAGCACCCGGCGCCGCTCCCCGCTGGCCGCCGCCGTCATGTGGCCGCTCGCCCGCCACCTGGTACGGGAGGGCTGCGCGGAGGGCGTGGCGGTCCATGTCGTGCACTACCGCTACCGCGGCTGGAACGGCGGCCACGCGCATCCCGCCGAGGACGCCGAGTGGGCGGTCGGCGAGGCGGTACGGCGCTACGGCGACGTGCCGGTCTGCCTGCTGGGCCTGGACATGGGCGCCCGGGCGGCGCTGCACGCCGCCGGGCACCCGGCGGTCACCTCCGTGGCGGCGGTCGGCCCGTGGCTGCCGGAGGGCCCCGAGCCCGAGCCGGTCAAGCAGCTCATAGGGCGCCGGGTACTGCTGGTGCACGGCACCGACGACGAGTCCACGGCCCCCGAACTGTCCTACCGGCTGGCCGAACGCGCCAAGAAGGTCAATCGCGAGGTGTGCCGCTTCGAGGTGCACTCCGACGGGCACGGGCTGCACCAGCACCGGGCCGAGGTCTTCGCCCTCACCTCGGACTTCGTCCTCGGCTCGCTGCTCGACCGCCCCTTCGCCCGCCCGGTCGCCGACGCGCTCGCCGCTCCCCCGCCGCTGGGCCTGCGGATGCCGCTGGCCGCGGGCTTCGGCCGCTCGCTGCGGCACAGTTGA